A single genomic interval of Chloracidobacterium validum harbors:
- a CDS encoding HD domain-containing protein has product MAPRRYSDPVHRIITLDREEPSDRLLMALIDAPEVQRLRRIRQLGLAFVAFQGAEHSRFAHSLGVMHTMTLALDALQRSGVALEAEVRLCARAAALLHDLGHGPFSHVMEKVLGQRHEDWTARILLSPETAVHRILAAHEPTLPERLAHLMAGAFQPRFVAQLVASQLDCDRFDYLLRDSLMTGVSYGCYDLPWILNALAVDAATGQLIVRARGVLAVEEYLFARYHMFRRVYFHHALRAAENMLVAMFRRAVALAAAGSLVFRLPESAMDKLLTTRPLTPLEYLSLDDADVLFHIKQWQREPDPTLSDLARRFLERRLFKSLDVSDLAPEQRADLRAAIADALLAHGLAPECYLLEDDAGDVPYFGPYAPDAPDRRIVVEEGRANPRLREISEVSAAVAGLRPYRLHRLCFPEEARAAAQQAHQRLAQT; this is encoded by the coding sequence ATGGCGCCGCGCCGATACAGTGACCCAGTACACCGCATCATTACGCTTGACCGCGAGGAGCCGTCCGACCGCCTGTTGATGGCGCTGATTGACGCGCCAGAGGTTCAACGACTGCGCCGCATCCGGCAGCTTGGCCTGGCGTTTGTTGCCTTCCAGGGCGCCGAGCACAGCCGTTTTGCGCACAGTTTGGGTGTGATGCACACGATGACCCTGGCGCTCGACGCTTTGCAGCGCAGCGGTGTGGCGCTGGAGGCTGAGGTTCGGCTTTGCGCGCGCGCGGCAGCGCTCCTGCACGACCTTGGGCATGGGCCGTTTTCACACGTCATGGAAAAGGTTCTCGGCCAGCGGCACGAGGACTGGACGGCGCGCATTCTGCTGAGTCCAGAAACCGCCGTTCACCGGATTCTTGCCGCCCATGAACCGACCCTGCCGGAGCGATTGGCTCACCTGATGGCCGGCGCGTTTCAGCCCCGGTTCGTGGCCCAACTGGTGGCGTCGCAACTCGACTGTGACCGGTTTGACTACCTGCTCCGCGACAGCCTCATGACCGGCGTCAGTTATGGATGCTACGACCTGCCGTGGATTTTGAATGCCCTGGCGGTGGACGCCGCTACTGGGCAGTTGATCGTCCGGGCGCGCGGCGTTTTAGCCGTCGAAGAGTACCTCTTTGCGCGTTACCACATGTTTCGCCGGGTCTATTTTCACCATGCGCTGCGCGCGGCCGAAAACATGCTGGTAGCGATGTTTCGGCGGGCGGTGGCGCTGGCAGCAGCGGGAAGCCTGGTGTTTCGCCTGCCGGAATCGGCCATGGACAAGCTTCTTACGACGCGCCCGCTGACGCCGCTGGAGTATCTCAGCCTGGACGACGCCGACGTGCTGTTTCACATCAAGCAGTGGCAGCGCGAACCCGACCCGACGCTTTCCGACTTGGCGCGGCGCTTTCTGGAACGGCGGCTGTTCAAGTCGCTGGATGTCTCCGATCTGGCGCCGGAGCAGAGGGCAGACCTGCGCGCGGCCATTGCCGACGCTTTGCTTGCGCATGGACTGGCCCCGGAGTGTTACTTACTGGAAGACGACGCCGGCGACGTTCCCTACTTTGGGCCCTATGCGCCGGATGCGCCGGATCGCCGCATTGTGGTGGAGGAAGGGCGCGCAAATCCGCGCTTGCGCGAAATTTCCGAAGTTTCGGCGGCGGTAGCCGGGCTACGTCCCTACCGGTTGCATCGGCTGTGCTTTCCGGAAGAGGCGCGGGCCGCCGCGCAACAGGCGCATCAGCGCCTGGCTCAAACGTAA
- a CDS encoding flavin reductase family protein: MTDTARITDQAAIGAALGRVSSGIFILTTGAGDKATGMLASFIKQVSFHPPMIMAAVRQGRPILTRIRESGAFAVNVCHKQNGKLVAHFAKGFPLDEPAFEGIAHEPAVTGVPVIPEAMAYLDCVLRQEVTAGDHVLFLGEVVAGDVTTDGEPMIRIRKNGFDY, encoded by the coding sequence ATGACCGACACGGCGCGAATCACCGATCAGGCGGCCATTGGCGCAGCGCTGGGACGTGTTTCCAGCGGCATTTTCATTCTTACGACCGGCGCGGGCGACAAAGCCACTGGCATGCTGGCGTCATTCATCAAGCAGGTGAGTTTTCATCCGCCGATGATTATGGCGGCCGTTCGGCAGGGGCGACCGATTCTGACGCGCATCCGGGAAAGCGGCGCGTTTGCCGTCAATGTTTGTCACAAGCAGAATGGTAAGCTCGTGGCGCACTTTGCCAAGGGCTTCCCACTCGACGAGCCGGCCTTTGAAGGGATTGCGCATGAACCGGCCGTGACCGGCGTGCCGGTGATTCCCGAAGCGATGGCTTACCTGGATTGCGTTCTCCGGCAGGAGGTGACTGCCGGCGATCACGTGCTCTTTTTGGGCGAGGTCGTGGCCGGAGACGTCACCACCGACGGGGAGCCGATGATCCGCATTCGGAAGAACGGGTTTGACTACTGA
- a CDS encoding 3-deoxy-7-phosphoheptulonate synthase: protein MRHLLDDVRIQSFEAIPTPDELREAFPISDQAAQTVYFTREAIKRILHHDDDRLLVVVGPCSIHDPAAALEYASRLRPLCQEYADYLVVTMRVYFEKPRTTVGWKGLVNDPGLDGTFNVRQGLRLARQLLVQLAEMGVPAGSEFVDLISPQYTAELVSWGAIGARTTESQSHRELASGLSCPVGFKNGTGGTIQIAVDAVRSAREPHAFLSHTKDGRSALFRTTGNPDCHIILRGGRTPNYDAHHVAEAVQLMESAGLPARIMIDCSHANAAKDHRRQAVVCRSVMAQVAEGNRAIIGTMLESHLVEGKQAHVPGQPLVYGQSITDACIGWEETEILLADLAQAVRARRHALAQG from the coding sequence ATGCGCCACCTACTCGATGATGTTCGTATCCAATCGTTTGAGGCAATACCGACACCAGACGAACTGCGTGAAGCGTTCCCGATCAGCGACCAGGCTGCCCAAACCGTCTATTTCACTCGTGAAGCCATCAAACGGATCCTCCACCACGACGACGACCGCCTGTTGGTTGTGGTTGGTCCGTGCTCGATTCATGATCCCGCAGCCGCCCTTGAATATGCCTCGCGGCTACGGCCTCTGTGCCAGGAGTATGCCGACTACCTGGTTGTGACCATGCGGGTGTATTTCGAGAAGCCCCGCACGACCGTTGGCTGGAAAGGGCTGGTCAACGATCCGGGTCTGGACGGCACGTTCAACGTGCGACAGGGGCTGCGGCTGGCGCGCCAGTTGCTTGTCCAGCTCGCCGAAATGGGTGTTCCGGCCGGCAGTGAGTTCGTGGATTTGATTTCGCCGCAATACACCGCCGAACTCGTCAGTTGGGGCGCGATTGGGGCGCGCACGACAGAAAGCCAATCCCACCGCGAGTTGGCTTCGGGGTTATCCTGTCCGGTTGGTTTCAAGAACGGCACCGGCGGCACCATTCAAATCGCGGTGGATGCCGTTCGGTCGGCGCGCGAGCCGCATGCCTTCCTGTCGCACACGAAAGATGGGCGTTCGGCACTTTTCCGCACGACCGGCAACCCTGACTGCCACATCATTCTGCGCGGCGGGCGGACGCCGAACTACGATGCTCATCATGTCGCCGAGGCCGTACAGCTCATGGAGAGCGCAGGGCTACCGGCGCGCATTATGATTGATTGTAGCCACGCCAACGCAGCCAAGGACCATCGGCGGCAGGCGGTGGTGTGCCGGAGCGTGATGGCGCAAGTCGCCGAAGGAAATCGTGCGATTATCGGGACGATGCTCGAAAGCCACCTCGTCGAGGGGAAGCAAGCCCATGTTCCCGGTCAGCCGCTTGTTTATGGGCAGAGCATTACCGACGCCTGTATTGGGTGGGAAGAAACAGAAATCCTGCTGGCGGACTTGGCTCAGGCCGTCCGCGCCCGCCGGCACGCACTGGCGCAGGGATGA
- the rsmI gene encoding 16S rRNA (cytidine(1402)-2'-O)-methyltransferase has protein sequence MPLYVVPTPIGNLEDITYRAIRVLREADLIACEDTRRTRHLLHHYGITTPTVSYHEHNERDRTRDLLQRLRSGLSVALVSDAGTPLISDPGAHLVQAALAEGLPVTALPGACAAVTALSASGLPTEGFRFVGFPPAKANARRMALEALADEPVTLVFYEAPHRLQTFLRDAQVVLGERPAVAAREITKLHETYVRGTLTDILAHFEATPPRGELVLLIAGKTAEALPPPSEAALMTEVARLVAQEGLSAMEAVKQTARRYGLPRRQVYQQWLRRSDRPSAEGERGTGH, from the coding sequence ATGCCGCTCTACGTCGTTCCCACGCCCATTGGCAACTTGGAAGACATCACCTACCGCGCCATCCGGGTGCTACGTGAAGCCGACCTGATTGCCTGCGAAGACACCCGCCGGACGCGCCACCTCTTGCACCACTACGGCATCACCACGCCCACGGTGAGCTATCACGAGCACAACGAGCGCGACCGAACGCGCGACTTGCTCCAGCGATTGCGAAGCGGACTCTCCGTGGCGCTGGTCAGCGATGCCGGAACGCCACTGATCTCCGATCCCGGCGCGCACTTGGTTCAAGCTGCTCTTGCCGAGGGGCTACCGGTCACCGCGCTGCCGGGCGCGTGCGCGGCGGTCACGGCGTTGAGCGCGTCCGGGCTGCCAACGGAAGGGTTTCGCTTTGTCGGCTTTCCTCCAGCCAAAGCCAATGCGCGACGGATGGCGCTCGAAGCCCTGGCAGATGAACCAGTCACGCTCGTGTTTTACGAAGCCCCCCATCGTCTCCAGACCTTCCTGCGCGACGCCCAGGTGGTTCTGGGCGAACGCCCGGCCGTGGCCGCGCGCGAGATCACCAAGCTGCATGAAACCTATGTGCGGGGCACGCTCACGGACATCCTTGCCCATTTCGAGGCCACGCCCCCGCGTGGCGAACTGGTACTGCTCATCGCCGGAAAAACCGCCGAGGCGCTCCCGCCGCCGAGTGAAGCGGCGCTGATGACCGAAGTCGCCCGGCTTGTCGCCCAGGAGGGACTGAGTGCGATGGAAGCCGTCAAACAGACGGCGCGGCGCTACGGGCTGCCCCGCCGACAAGTCTATCAGCAGTGGCTCCGGCGCTCTGACCGCCCCAGCGCGGAAGGTGAGCGCGGAACGGGTCACTGA
- a CDS encoding alpha/beta fold hydrolase, whose amino-acid sequence MSSLAEPPVNALTSIWTWRGQRIHYARRGDGPPVLLVHSLNAAASAYEMRRVFLGLEDAFDVIAPDLPGFGASERRRMDYTAPLYVDFILDFCRDRIGMPCHVIASSLGAAYVIRAASLAPELFEKLILIVPTGIRALADERPTRLRRALRTILFSPVGTLLFRLLRTRPVIRYFMTTQGFHNPACFTPEHADYLYRTMRANNAKYAPVAFLTGMANCDVSDRFGRLSHPVQLVWGKQARTTPARQAEDFLARKPDAQLALFDACALLPHDEQAAQFNQLAKRFLRA is encoded by the coding sequence ATGTCGTCACTCGCTGAACCACCCGTGAATGCGCTGACGTCCATCTGGACGTGGCGCGGTCAGCGCATTCACTACGCCCGCCGCGGTGACGGCCCGCCAGTCCTGCTTGTTCACAGCCTCAACGCCGCGGCTTCAGCCTATGAGATGCGCCGGGTCTTTCTTGGACTGGAAGACGCCTTCGACGTCATTGCCCCAGACTTGCCCGGCTTTGGGGCATCGGAACGGCGGCGGATGGATTACACGGCACCGCTGTATGTGGATTTCATCCTAGATTTCTGCCGTGACCGAATTGGGATGCCCTGCCATGTGATTGCCAGTTCACTGGGGGCAGCCTATGTCATCCGGGCCGCCAGCCTGGCCCCGGAACTGTTTGAGAAGCTCATCCTCATTGTGCCGACCGGGATTCGGGCCCTGGCCGATGAGCGCCCGACGCGCTTACGGCGTGCCCTGCGTACCATCTTGTTCTCACCGGTTGGAACTCTGCTTTTCAGACTCCTGAGGACCCGCCCGGTCATCCGCTACTTCATGACGACGCAGGGCTTTCACAATCCGGCGTGCTTCACGCCAGAGCACGCGGATTATCTCTACCGGACGATGCGCGCCAACAATGCCAAATATGCGCCGGTCGCTTTTCTGACGGGCATGGCCAACTGTGACGTCAGCGACCGCTTCGGGCGGCTCTCCCATCCGGTGCAACTGGTATGGGGCAAGCAGGCCCGGACGACGCCAGCGCGCCAGGCTGAAGATTTTCTGGCGCGGAAGCCAGATGCGCAACTGGCGCTCTTCGACGCTTGCGCGCTGCTTCCGCACGACGAGCAGGCCGCGCAGTTCAACCAGCTTGCCAAACGCTTTCTGCGCGCCTGA
- a CDS encoding YebC/PmpR family DNA-binding transcriptional regulator, producing MSGHSKWHTIKHKKGALDAKRGKITTRLVKELTVAARVGGGDPAANPRLRKAISDAKAENIPNDTIERAIKRGTGEIEGATYEEIVYEGYGPAGVAILLEAATDNRNRTVSELRHLFSKNGGNLGESGSVSWLFDPKGVITLDKDVKSEEELFEIAVGAGAEDLRDLGDYWEIQTQPEAFESVLTALKSASIPTLSADLTRVPKTLVKLEGKDAQQMLKLYDALDDHDDVQKISTNFEMDDAEFDKLK from the coding sequence ATGTCTGGTCATAGTAAATGGCACACCATCAAACACAAAAAAGGCGCGCTCGACGCCAAACGCGGCAAGATTACGACGCGGCTGGTCAAGGAGCTGACCGTTGCGGCGCGGGTTGGCGGGGGCGATCCGGCCGCCAACCCGCGCTTGCGCAAAGCCATCTCGGATGCCAAGGCTGAAAACATCCCGAACGACACCATTGAGCGCGCAATCAAGCGCGGCACAGGTGAGATCGAAGGGGCGACCTACGAAGAAATCGTTTATGAAGGGTACGGCCCGGCCGGTGTGGCGATTTTACTTGAAGCCGCCACCGACAACCGAAACCGCACGGTGAGCGAGCTGCGGCACCTCTTTTCCAAGAATGGTGGGAATCTGGGTGAATCCGGGAGTGTCAGTTGGCTGTTTGATCCCAAGGGCGTCATCACCCTCGACAAGGATGTGAAGTCCGAAGAAGAACTCTTCGAGATTGCGGTTGGTGCCGGTGCCGAAGACCTGCGCGACCTGGGCGACTACTGGGAAATTCAAACCCAACCGGAAGCCTTCGAGAGCGTCCTGACGGCGCTGAAGTCAGCCAGCATACCGACCCTCTCGGCCGATCTGACGCGCGTCCCAAAGACACTGGTCAAGCTCGAAGGCAAGGATGCCCAGCAGATGCTCAAGCTTTATGACGCGCTCGACGATCACGATGACGTACAGAAGATTTCCACTAACTTCGAGATGGATGATGCCGAGTTCGACAAGCTGAAGTAG
- a CDS encoding HD domain-containing phosphohydrolase, giving the protein MDEARIRDARILVVDDLELNIKLLENLLAEAGYRRVFSTTDARQVAELYRELSPDLVLLDLHMPHRNGFQVMEDLREIERDSYIPVLVLTGLPDHATRLRALEAGARDFLSKPFEHIEALTRIRNMIEVRLLHNDVREQNRHLEEKVRERTHQLRETQLEIVRRLGRAAEYRDNVTGMHVIRMSHYCAELARAIGWKEEACEMLLHASPMHDIGKIGIPDRILLKEGKLTAEEWEVMKSHAAIGAELLSGSTSPLMQMAMEIALSHHEKWDGSGYPQGLKGEEIPIVGRIVALCDVFDALTTERPYKQAWPVEDVIAELDRQSGKHFDPDLVETFKSILPKILQIRERYTERAATAAAKYSGSHQRLIPDEKHHLPPYFQPQS; this is encoded by the coding sequence ATGGATGAGGCGCGCATTCGGGACGCTCGGATTCTTGTTGTTGACGATCTCGAACTAAACATCAAGCTACTGGAAAATCTGCTCGCGGAAGCTGGCTACCGCCGGGTTTTCAGCACGACGGATGCGCGACAGGTTGCGGAACTCTACCGTGAACTGTCGCCCGACCTAGTGCTGCTCGACCTCCACATGCCGCATCGGAATGGTTTTCAGGTCATGGAAGACCTCCGTGAGATTGAGCGGGATTCGTACATTCCGGTGCTGGTGTTGACTGGACTACCCGACCACGCCACCCGGCTTCGCGCCCTTGAGGCTGGCGCCCGCGACTTTCTCAGCAAACCCTTTGAGCACATCGAAGCACTGACGCGCATCCGCAACATGATTGAGGTGCGGCTACTGCACAACGATGTCCGCGAACAGAACCGGCATCTTGAAGAAAAGGTGCGCGAGCGCACCCACCAGCTCCGCGAGACACAACTCGAAATTGTGCGCCGCTTGGGACGGGCCGCCGAATACCGGGACAACGTGACCGGCATGCATGTCATTCGCATGAGTCATTACTGTGCCGAACTGGCCCGCGCGATTGGTTGGAAAGAAGAAGCCTGCGAAATGCTGCTTCACGCGAGCCCGATGCATGATATTGGCAAAATTGGCATTCCCGACCGGATTTTGCTCAAGGAAGGCAAGCTTACGGCGGAAGAATGGGAGGTGATGAAGTCGCATGCGGCCATTGGCGCGGAACTTCTTAGCGGCTCCACGTCGCCGCTGATGCAAATGGCCATGGAGATTGCCCTGTCGCATCATGAAAAGTGGGATGGCTCAGGCTATCCACAGGGTCTCAAGGGCGAGGAGATTCCTATCGTCGGACGGATCGTGGCGCTCTGCGATGTTTTCGACGCGCTGACGACGGAGCGTCCTTACAAGCAGGCCTGGCCGGTCGAAGATGTCATTGCTGAACTCGACCGCCAAAGTGGCAAGCACTTCGACCCTGACTTGGTTGAAACATTTAAGTCCATTTTGCCCAAGATTTTACAAATCCGTGAACGCTATACGGAACGCGCCGCCACCGCGGCTGCCAAGTACAGCGGCAGCCACCAACGGTTGATCCCCGACGAGAAGCACCACCTCCCACCATATTTTCAACCACAGAGTTGA
- the sppA gene encoding signal peptide peptidase SppA, giving the protein MRDFLKYVFASLTGTLIFFGLIVGVGLLLLASLASLSGGRSSDPTVQDKTILVFDLSATISDIAPSDDGREVDVQRLLRGSGGRVLPLSTALDCLDKATNDKRVVGLYLHGNLATEGYGSGFAALREVREALLRFKASKKPIYAYNQVYSERDYYLMSVADKIFLNPFGAIEMNGLASEMMFLGDAFKKYGVGIQVTRVGKYKSAVEPLILDKMSPESREQTQKLLDDVWGEFVGSVAAARQLTPDDIQRLANEKAVLVGEDAVASKLVDQTAYFDQVLADLRKLSGVTNANEPFRQVNLATYARVSRRSLGMERTSRNIIAVVYAEGDIVDGPGSDGQIGGDRLAKELRKLRQDDQIKAFVLRVNSPGGSALASEVIRRELAEIRAAGKPVVISMGTVAASGGYWISTASDKIFAAPNTITGSIGVFGILPNIQKLAGDYGVKWDTAKTNRYADLGTITRPKTDDELKLIQANVDRIYDEFLSRVAEARKLPKETVQEIAQGRVWSGAEAKRLGLVDELGGMEAAIQAASELAKLGADWKIAEYPKRRNFAEQLAKIFADEEPDRLVQGPLQRELERLWTETAALAALNDPLGVYARLPFTLRFD; this is encoded by the coding sequence ATGCGAGATTTTCTGAAGTATGTTTTTGCCAGCCTGACCGGTACGCTGATTTTTTTCGGACTCATCGTTGGGGTCGGGCTCTTGCTCTTGGCCTCACTCGCCTCGCTGTCGGGTGGGCGTAGCAGCGACCCTACCGTCCAGGACAAAACCATTCTCGTCTTTGATCTTTCGGCGACGATTTCCGACATCGCGCCCAGTGACGACGGCCGCGAGGTGGATGTTCAGCGGCTCCTGCGCGGCAGTGGCGGGCGCGTCTTGCCGCTGAGTACGGCACTGGACTGCCTCGACAAGGCGACGAACGATAAGCGCGTGGTGGGGCTTTACCTCCACGGCAACCTTGCGACCGAAGGCTACGGCTCCGGCTTTGCTGCGCTGCGCGAAGTCCGCGAAGCGCTCCTCCGCTTCAAAGCCTCCAAGAAGCCGATTTACGCCTACAACCAAGTGTACAGCGAGCGGGACTACTACCTGATGTCGGTCGCCGACAAAATTTTCCTCAACCCCTTTGGCGCCATTGAAATGAACGGCTTGGCCTCGGAAATGATGTTTCTCGGGGACGCCTTCAAAAAGTATGGCGTGGGCATCCAGGTGACGCGCGTCGGCAAATACAAGTCGGCTGTTGAGCCGCTCATCCTCGACAAGATGAGTCCCGAAAGCCGCGAACAGACGCAGAAGTTGCTCGATGATGTGTGGGGCGAGTTTGTCGGCAGCGTCGCTGCCGCCCGCCAACTGACGCCCGACGACATCCAGCGCTTGGCCAATGAAAAAGCCGTTCTAGTTGGCGAGGATGCAGTGGCGTCCAAACTTGTGGATCAAACGGCCTATTTCGATCAGGTGCTGGCCGATCTGCGCAAGTTGAGCGGGGTCACCAACGCGAACGAACCGTTCCGCCAGGTCAATTTGGCGACCTATGCGCGGGTGTCACGGCGCTCACTGGGCATGGAGCGCACCTCGCGCAACATCATCGCCGTGGTGTATGCCGAAGGGGATATCGTGGACGGACCGGGCAGCGATGGCCAGATCGGCGGTGACCGGCTCGCCAAGGAGCTTCGCAAGCTCCGGCAGGATGACCAAATCAAAGCCTTTGTCCTGCGCGTCAATAGCCCTGGCGGCAGCGCCTTGGCGTCAGAAGTGATTCGGCGCGAACTGGCGGAAATCCGCGCCGCCGGCAAGCCGGTTGTCATCTCGATGGGAACGGTTGCGGCTTCGGGCGGGTATTGGATTTCAACGGCCAGCGACAAAATCTTTGCCGCTCCAAACACCATTACCGGCTCGATTGGTGTGTTTGGCATTTTACCCAACATTCAAAAGCTCGCCGGTGACTACGGCGTGAAGTGGGACACGGCCAAAACCAACCGCTACGCTGACTTGGGCACGATTACCCGTCCCAAGACCGACGATGAACTCAAACTCATTCAAGCCAATGTGGACCGGATTTATGACGAATTCCTGTCCCGCGTGGCCGAGGCCCGGAAACTGCCCAAGGAAACCGTCCAGGAGATTGCCCAGGGGCGCGTCTGGTCTGGCGCCGAAGCCAAGCGGCTTGGACTGGTTGACGAGCTTGGGGGGATGGAAGCCGCCATCCAGGCGGCCAGTGAGTTGGCCAAGCTTGGCGCTGACTGGAAGATTGCCGAATATCCAAAGCGACGCAACTTCGCGGAACAACTTGCCAAGATATTCGCCGATGAAGAGCCAGACCGCCTGGTGCAGGGGCCCCTCCAGCGCGAGTTGGAGCGCCTGTGGACTGAAACGGCAGCACTGGCTGCACTCAACGACCCACTTGGTGTATATGCACGTTTACCGTTCACACTCCGCTTCGACTGA
- a CDS encoding aminotransferase class I/II-fold pyridoxal phosphate-dependent enzyme, producing MMTTATLFRPAERTKNYNYAIRNIVAAAKAVEAEGRSVTYLNIGDPVLYGLQPPASLMEAMARAVREGHNGYAPSVGTVAAREAIVRDAEARGVYLSPDDVVVSSGASEAADMLLSALLEPGDDVLTPCPTYPLYTAITAKLGARENYYRLDPAQGWTPDPDDIRAKITPRTRAIVIINPNNPCGSVYDARLLMELLTIAEEHQLVVIADEVYCRLTYGPPPPPMAQLAAGMDVPVVTLESLSKSHLVPGWRVGWMTYTNTQRFGDVIAATRKIAEARICSPLPTQQVLPTALADQQHLPGLIEAMKLRATITVELLNAIPGVNCVAPQAAFYVMGQVEDLKGQTDEAFVLALLRATGVLFVHGSGFGLNPHDGYFRIVFLPPPDTLREVYAKLANFIRQR from the coding sequence ATGATGACGACGGCGACCCTGTTTCGTCCGGCCGAACGGACGAAAAATTACAACTATGCGATTCGCAACATTGTGGCGGCGGCCAAGGCCGTCGAAGCCGAAGGGCGTTCGGTCACGTACCTCAACATCGGCGATCCGGTCCTGTACGGCTTGCAGCCGCCGGCGTCCCTGATGGAAGCCATGGCGCGCGCCGTCCGGGAGGGGCACAACGGCTATGCGCCCTCCGTTGGCACCGTGGCGGCCCGCGAAGCCATCGTTCGGGATGCCGAAGCGCGTGGGGTCTATCTTTCCCCAGACGATGTGGTGGTCAGTTCCGGAGCGTCGGAAGCCGCCGACATGCTCCTGAGCGCGCTCCTTGAACCCGGTGACGACGTGCTTACCCCCTGCCCGACGTATCCGCTCTACACGGCGATTACGGCCAAGCTGGGCGCGCGTGAAAACTACTATCGGCTTGACCCGGCGCAGGGGTGGACGCCCGACCCGGACGACATTCGGGCCAAGATCACGCCGCGCACCCGCGCCATCGTCATCATCAATCCCAACAACCCCTGTGGTTCGGTTTACGATGCCCGACTGCTGATGGAGCTGCTGACCATTGCCGAAGAGCATCAGTTGGTCGTCATTGCTGACGAAGTGTACTGCCGATTGACCTACGGCCCGCCACCGCCACCGATGGCGCAGCTTGCCGCCGGGATGGATGTGCCGGTCGTCACCCTGGAAAGCCTTTCCAAATCACATCTTGTTCCCGGTTGGCGCGTTGGCTGGATGACCTACACCAACACCCAGCGCTTTGGTGACGTCATCGCGGCTACCCGCAAGATTGCTGAGGCTCGGATTTGCAGCCCACTCCCGACGCAACAGGTGCTCCCAACCGCACTGGCGGATCAACAGCATCTGCCGGGACTGATTGAAGCAATGAAGCTGCGGGCAACCATCACGGTTGAACTGCTGAACGCGATTCCGGGCGTGAACTGTGTCGCGCCGCAGGCGGCATTCTATGTCATGGGACAGGTCGAAGACTTGAAGGGACAAACTGACGAAGCCTTCGTGCTGGCGCTCCTGCGGGCCACCGGCGTGCTGTTTGTCCATGGCTCTGGTTTTGGGCTGAATCCGCACGACGGCTACTTCCGCATCGTTTTCTTACCCCCACCCGATACGTTGCGCGAGGTCTATGCCAAACTTGCCAACTTTATTCGGCAGCGGTGA
- a CDS encoding response regulator — MPTVLIVDDESFFLDSVVEGLSAALPGVTFLKAHHGEEALHQLERSPVDALVTDLKMPVVDGFQLLAQLTQRPAPPAVIVMTAFGTADIERRVRRHGIADYIEKPIDLQALANSLRQALAQRAGGYLQGISLSSFLQLLGLERKSCRLVIRQAAQVGELWFEQGQVVHAVVGDLQGEAAAHVIVAWESPEIALHPAARPSQRTVHADLDQLLLDAHRLFDEQQREGTVPQATLTEPFSMDEASPRQSTTTSQETYNMANIKESLTAVMDIEGCIGAALADWKSGMCLGTIGGTPTYNLEIAAAGNTEVVRAKMKAVANLNLKETVEDILITLDTQYHLIRMVKSAPNLFFYVAIKKDTGNLALARHKLNQIESSLVV, encoded by the coding sequence ATGCCTACCGTGCTCATCGTAGATGACGAGTCATTCTTCCTCGACAGTGTGGTTGAGGGGCTTTCCGCTGCGCTTCCGGGCGTCACCTTTCTCAAGGCCCACCACGGCGAAGAAGCCCTGCACCAGCTTGAACGATCTCCAGTGGACGCTCTGGTAACCGACCTGAAAATGCCGGTCGTGGATGGCTTTCAGTTGCTGGCGCAGTTGACACAACGACCAGCGCCACCGGCCGTCATTGTGATGACGGCCTTTGGCACGGCGGATATCGAACGCAGAGTTCGTCGGCATGGGATTGCCGATTACATTGAAAAGCCGATTGACCTCCAGGCACTTGCCAACAGCTTGCGCCAGGCGCTTGCCCAGCGCGCTGGCGGCTATTTGCAGGGGATTAGCCTTTCCAGCTTCCTTCAGCTTCTGGGCCTCGAGCGCAAGTCCTGCCGCCTGGTCATCCGTCAAGCCGCCCAAGTTGGCGAGCTATGGTTTGAACAGGGGCAGGTTGTCCATGCGGTGGTGGGCGACTTGCAGGGCGAGGCGGCTGCCCATGTCATCGTCGCGTGGGAAAGCCCGGAGATTGCGCTGCACCCGGCAGCCAGACCTTCTCAACGCACGGTTCATGCCGACCTTGACCAGTTGCTGCTCGACGCTCACCGCCTTTTCGACGAGCAACAGCGCGAAGGAACTGTTCCCCAGGCGACCCTAACTGAACCTTTTTCGATGGACGAGGCAAGTCCTCGCCAATCCACAACCACCTCACAGGAGACCTACAACATGGCTAACATCAAGGAATCACTCACGGCAGTCATGGACATCGAAGGCTGCATTGGCGCGGCGCTCGCCGATTGGAAAAGCGGCATGTGCCTTGGCACCATCGGCGGCACGCCAACGTACAATCTCGAAATCGCAGCCGCCGGCAACACCGAGGTTGTCCGCGCCAAGATGAAAGCTGTCGCAAACCTCAACCTCAAGGAAACGGTTGAGGACATTCTCATTACGCTCGACACCCAGTACCACCTCATCAGAATGGTCAAAAGTGCGCCGAATCTGTTTTTTTACGTTGCCATCAAAAAAGACACCGGCAATTTGGCGCTCGCGCGGCACAAGCTCAACCAAATCGAAAGCTCGCTTGTTGTGTAG